From the genome of Papaver somniferum cultivar HN1 chromosome 2, ASM357369v1, whole genome shotgun sequence, one region includes:
- the LOC113348404 gene encoding inhibitor of trypsin and hageman factor-like — protein sequence MRQQPLCPGKQEWPELVGAKPQTAKEIIEMENPLVTAVFIEQGSFRIMDFRCSRVFVWVTPKAQAGPEGIVVVKVPKVG from the exons ATGAGGCAACAACCACTATGTCCAG GAAAGCAAGAATGGCcagagctagtaggagcaaaacCACAGACTGCTAAAGAGATAATAGAGATGGAAAACCCTTTAGTTACAGCAGTATTTATTGAGCAGGGTAGTTTCAGAATCATGGATTTTCGTTGCAGTCGCGTTTTTGTGTGGGTAACACCAAAGGCTCAGGCTGGACCAGAGGGGATAGTTGTCGTCAAAGTTCCCAAAGTTGGTTAG
- the LOC113348403 gene encoding protein SSUH2 homolog: MAALRSSANLRTAANLDREVNPAAAGSESPVQFSNPLPPRLSISKPSWVVKTESNVWREKFKKPNPPCVICDGTGRVDCFQCQGKGRTNCANLAMLPKGEWPKWCKTCGGSGLAHCSRCLGSGEFRDVMGFRFMKRDQTSNYRGTYRRTNGSNFLRNE, encoded by the exons ATGGCGGCTTTGAGAAGTAGCGCGAATCTGCGAACGGCGGCCAACTTAGACCGTGAAGTtaaccctgctgctgctgggtCTGAGTCTCCTGTTCAGTTTTCTAATCCTTTGCCTCCTCGCCTTTCTATCTCCAAACCTTCTTGGGTCGTTAAAACTGAG TCAAATGTTTGGAGAGAAAAGTTTAAAAAGCCAAATCCTCCTTGTGTCATCTGTGATGGAACTGGTAGAGTGGATTGCTTTCAATGTCAAGGAAAAG GTAGGACTAATTGTGCGAACTTGGCTATGCTTCCAAAAGGAGAATGGCCAAAATG GTGCAAGACTTGTGGTGGAAGTGGGCTTGCACATTGCTCTCGTTGCCTTGGATCAGGGGAATTCAGAGATGTGATGGGCTTTCGTTTCATGAAGAGAGATCAAACTAGTAATTATCGCGGAACATATCGAAGGACAAACGGCTCCAATTTCCTTAGGAATGAATAG
- the LOC113348405 gene encoding peroxidase 20-like has translation MGITMKFSISWLVIIILHCLHDVSGYDHQLYLDYYKESCPLAEEIVRRQVEIAVLKDPRSAASLLRLHFHDCFVMGCDASVLLDSTSSMTSEKQAGPNLNSLRGFKVIDKIKQVLEEACPNTVSCADVLAIVARDAVVLRGGPSWPVELGRRDSLKASFNGANRFIPTPNSSLDALISNFAAQGLDTGDLVALSGSHTIGVSRCVSFKPRIYGDTLEAENDHYKRVTVFHRILRSICPQSGRDNAIVSLDLKTPGFFDNQYYRNVLESKGLLNSDNVLISQDVKGEISARVWAYASDEQFFFRSFVNSIIKMGNINVLTGEEGEIRRNCRVVNVL, from the exons ATGGGAATTACTATGAAATTCTCAATATCATGGttggtgattatcatcctccattGTCTTCATGATGTATCTGGTTACGATCACCAGCTCTATCTCGATTACTATAAAGAATCATGTCCGTTAGCAGAGGAAATCGTTAGACGTCAAGTTGAGATTGCTGTACTCAAAGATCCTCGATCTGCCGCTTCTCTTCTTCGCCTACACTTTCATGACTGCTTTGTTATG GGATGTGATGCATCAGTTCTTCTAGACAGCACTAGTTCAATGACAAGTGAGAAGCAAGCAGGTCCCAACTTAAACTCTTTAAGAGGGTTCAAAGTGATAGACAAAATCAAGCAAGTCCTCGAAGAAGCTTGTCCTAATACAGTATCATGTGCAGATGTTCTTGCCATAGTCGCCCGTGATGCTGTTGTACTG AGAGGGGGGCCAAGTTGGCCCGTTGAATTGGGAAGGAGGGATTCACTGAAAGCGAGCTTCAACGGTGCAAATCGGTTCATTCCAACTCCTAATTCCTCCTTGGACGCTCTCATTTCAAATTTTGCTGCTCAAGGTCTGGACACCGGAGATTTGGTTGCTCTGTCAGGTAGCCATACTATAGGAGTCTCAAGGTGTGTAAGCTTTAAACCGAGGATTTATGGGGATACTTTAGAAGCAGAAAATGATCACTACAAAAGGGTCACAGTTTTTCATCGAATACTACGATCGATATGTCCACAGTCAGGGAGAGACAACGCGATAGTATCTCTTGATTTGAAGACACCGGGATTCTTCGATAATCAATATTATCGGAACGTTCTTGAAAGTAAAGGACTGTTAAACAGTGACAATGTACTGATTTCTCAAGACGTGAAAGGTGAAATTTCGGCAAGAGTGTGGGCTTATGCATCTGACGAACAGTTTTTCTTCCGGTCCTTTGTGAACTCTATAATAAAGATGGGGAATATCAATGTGCTCACCGGTGAAGAAGGTGAAATTCGTCGGAATTGCAGGGTTGTGAACGTTTTGTGA